ATTTCCTGATTCTTCATCTAGTATTTGTTTGAATTCAGGCAAACTAGGTTTATTTAGAATTTTCACATCTACTGGGTATGGATAGTTGTGATCGCCGCGTTCGTGCTTATAAAAATGGAAAAATATTTGATGAGTGCAAAGAGATAGCAGAATCCATGAATCCTGATTTCAAAAAATACATTGAAGAAAAAGGACGAGTTTTGTGGACTGAAATTTTAGAAAAAGTGGATCATGATGAGCTATTATACAAACTCACACTAAAGTTTCTAAGACGTGACGGCTATGATATTGGAAATCACAAAATCCCTGAAGTCAAGAAATTCATTTCTTAGGATCCATTTTACAACTGCCATCTGGATTTTGTAATTTTTTTGCCATTACATATGGCGTGATGATTAAAACTGGAATTGAAATTGCAATGAAAAATGTCTGCATTTGAGTTAACGCGATTGATAGTGCTATTCCACTTGCGGTTCCAACAAAAATTGACAAAAACGTTCCTGCACATGTTGGACACGCAATGAATAATCCCGTTGCTGCCCCTATGGTGCTCATTCCTCTACCTTTCTTTGAAATGTTGTATGCGCTTACAGCAATTGCTCCATTCAATCCAACTAGATATGATACAATCACCTGTAAAACTAAATTTATTGGAATAATTTGTAATCCTACATGTTCTGTTAAATACACTATAATTTTTGGCATGTATCCTGGACCATCACAGCATGGTGCAATAAACCCTGATGGAATTGTTGCGCCATAATGAATTGCAAAATTAACCTCTGGTTGATATACCAGCGTTCCTGAAACTAGTGAGAAGAATATGCCGTATCCGATAAATATGGCAACAAAAATTCTACGTGATTTTGAATTCCAGGTGGTTAATGCGATAATTGTTGATAGATCTTTTTGATTTGCATTGACTTTTCCTTTATGATATCGATACAATCCAAAAGCAATGGCACCAAATGCAGTAACTAAAGTAATGTAAAACCCATAAGCTATTCTTTGTATTGAATCAATTGCAGCAGGAGTAAGTAATTCTGGATCTTGATATCTTGAATAGATCAAAAACAGTATGGCTATTGTTACAAATCCTAATGTGATTAGCTTTTTCCCCTTATTCACACTTTTTTCTAGCTGCTCATCCATAATCTCTGATCAGATTTAATGAAATTAAATCCTATCCAATTTGTTTTCTTACTGAATCTTTGATTTGTCTTTGGTATGTAGTCACGAAATATGGGTTGCTTCAATCCAAATATCTATGAAAATTATTTTGGTTCGTTTTCAATGTAAATTGCTTTTAAGACATTTGTTTTGCTAATTATGCCCCAACACCTAATTTCCCATTAATTCTAACATCTATGCCATTGATTCTATTTTATACCATTGTCTCGCATGCTACAATAAGATCTTCCTCAAAATTAACAGATTCAAAAGGTTTAGTCATTACATCCTTTGCTTGAACAGTGTTTTCAAAGCCTGATTCAGAAAAAATCTCTTTCTTGTAAAGACAATAGATACTGCGCCATCTGAATTATCTAGAACCGCATCAGAGTTTCCTTGTTCTAATACAACATGAAATAAATCCAGAAATGTCCGAATCTCTTCTAGCTCATTATTCTTGTTTTTTAAGAATACTCTTGAAATCTTGTTTTCAATCATTTTTGACACTATTTCTTAGAGAATCATCGGAGTTCATTGAATGTATGAAATTGTCATAATCTTCTCAACCCTATGTTTTCCAGGAATTTTTTTTAATATAATGCTCTGCAATGTTTGTTTTTGTTATTATTCCAACTATGCCCTGGAGTTTCTACAAATGATGAGGCAAACCAATGTCTTTTTCAGTTCCCATCTCTACTGGAAAATTTTCATCCGTTACAATTAGTCTACTTGTGTTATTTTTGATTAGTACTGAAATAACATAGGATAATAATACATTTGCTTCAATTGTGTGGATTTTTCGCAATCAAAATCAAATCAGACAATTAATTCCCTCTCAATTATTTAATTAGATATACGGGAATTTTGGATTTTTGAAGTACATGATTTGATACACTTCCAATCATGTCTTTTGATGCCGAACCTGAACCTGTAGTACTCATTACAATATGATCAAATTTTCCAGCCTTTGCTGTATGTAATGTAACATAACTTGGTGATCCTCTGAGAATCTTTGTGATGAATTTTACATTCTTGTTTCCTGCACGCTTTTCTGCTTTTCTCAAAAGAATTTTTGCATCTTCTACAAGTTGTTTATCAAATGCTTTTGTTCTGGGACCTCCTTCTATTACGTGTGGGATTACATGAATGCATGTTATTTGTCCATGTGTAAATCCTGCTAGAGTAATTGCTCTGTCTAGGGCTTCGAAGGATTTTTTTGAACCATCTAGTGGTACTAGAATTCTGTTAAGATCCATATGCTAATCCCTAAAGCAGTTCAATATTAAGATTAGATGTTATTCCCATCTTGAATATCTATTCTAATGTGAACAAGTTTGAAATAAACCCAATCAAAAAATATTTGTTCATGATGGAAAAGCAATTACAATTGATGGCGAAAAACAATCTCCGATAAACCAAAAATAATAATTTTTTAACTAAGTTTAGGCACAAATATGTAAATTATTGCAATGATTTCCAATCTTCCAAATATCATTAAAAATCCAAGGACGATTTTTGTTGCAGGATCTGTATCCAAATCAATAACTCCTGCTGATAATCCTCCTGTAGTAATTACTCCTGCAGCTTCAAAGAATGCATCCTGATATGATACTTGTTCACTTTCAGCAAGATGTATTCCTGTAATTGCAGAAATTATTGGAAATAACGCTAATATGATCAGAGTTGATATGATTTCTTTTTTTGTCTCTGTTGTTAATTCTGCTCTTTTTACTTTGTTTAGCAAAGATCTGATGTGTCTCAAATGCAATAATCTAAAAATCTTCAGACCTCCTGCTGTTGAAAATCCACATCCTCCAATGAACATCAAAATTATCAATATGGTGTGTGCTCCTCCATTAAGTCCTGCAAGGCTCTCTTGTTGAAGTCCTGCAGTAGTACTGGCTGAAACAGAATAAAATGCACTTTGTAATGGATCTAATCCACTTATTGAAATGAATAAGATTGTGGCACTACCTAAAATTGCAAAATATGTTAGTACTTCTTTTCCAAGTTTTGGGGACAAGAATTTTTTTCTAACAAATGCATAGTGAAATGTAAATGGTAATGCTCCTAGAATCATTCCACCCATTAGAATTAGATGTTCTTGCCAAAGTAAACCGTCAAGAATTGTAGATGTTGGTAAAAATCCTCCAGTTGCAAGTGTACTCATCGCCAATGAGAAATTATCAATAATGTCCCCTTCTCCAAAAACATACAATAGTGTTGCAACAATAACAATGTAAATAGAAAATATGACTGTGATGGTAAGAAATAGTTCTTTCATATGAAGTGTTCTACCTGAAATAAAACCCCGCATCGACTGTAATTTTGACTCTGGATAAAATGCTGTAATTACCAAATATATGAAACTCATTCCTCCCACAAGCTGTGTGTAGCTACGGAAAAATGTAAAGCTCTGAGACAAGTTTTCTGGTTCTTGAAACAATGATATCCCCCCAGTTGTAAATCCTGCCGCACTTGAAAAGAATGCATTTGAAAATGCTTCAATACTAGTTTCATGACTTGGTAGTACATACAGATATGGAACTGTGCCAAACAAAGTTAATAGAAATAGGCTAGCAAATACCAGAATTGATGCCTGCTGAAGATTAAGACTTGACTTTTCTCCATAAGAGTTCAGAAAGAATCCTGTTACAAGCAAAAGAACTGTGGTCAGATAAATCCCAGTAGCAATCACTGTATCTTCTAAAACTGTTGCAAGGATAGCTGGTACAAGTAATAACACTCCGGCAAATTGTAACACAAAACCCAGATTCCCAAGAATTGCTTTTACTGGGGGACTCAAAAGACGAGGTGGTGTAGCTGTGGCATCTCGAATTACATTTGCAATCGCTGTCTGAAAGATCATGCCAATTACCATGTTTTTCTTTGATAGAACCGGCAATTTTCTAATGCCATTATCTCGCATTTTGTGCAGTGCATCCTGCAATGTTGATTTTTCATTAATTGTAATCAGTGGGGTTGTCATGATGTCTTTTAGTCTGGTGGCCTCGGCGTAAACTGTGACATCGCTGACTTTTTTTAGAATGTCTTCATCCGTCACAATTCCCACTGGAAGATTATTTTCATCAGTAACAATAATGTCATCTGTTTCGTAATGTCGTAACATCCTAGCTGCTTCTCTAGTTTGAGTATTCATACTGAGTATGAGGACATCCTGGTCCATGTATTTTGTAACAGACTTGCTTAGAACATACGATACAGCACGCTCTGGATTTGTCGACATTAAGCTTATCCACTGCTGTTGATTTTAAATAATTTGGGGTTAGGCACGATTCTTGATCGTATAAAAATAATTTGTAATTGATCTTCTTGATTCTTGATCTGAAAAATTTGCTATCTTTATAAGCACTAAATCGGTAGTTTATGCGTAATACGATGGAAATTGATCAAGCACAAGAGCCTGATTATGAATCTGTGAAAATTGATTATGTTGGATTCGTTGACCCATATGCCGTTGAAGGAATGGTTGTTCTAAAAGCTGATAGTGGAAAAGAATTTCATATGAGGGCATTTTCTGGCGAAGTTGCTAGACATATCTCAAGTTTTAGTGACACTGATGGAGAATCTGCACCATCAATCTACAAGATGATTGAGGAGATCTGTGAAGAAAATGAATTGGTTTTAGTTAAAGTAAAAATTTATGAAAGCGGCGAAGTTTTACGTGCAAACCTGTATTTTACAGGCAAAAAAGATCTTGTATTACGAAATTATCGAGCATCTGATGCCATGGCCCTAGGAGCATTTTACAACATTCCTATACTTGTTAGAAAAAATCTCCTAAAAGAAAGCATGGAAGCATAAATTCTGTAATTTTCCCATAATTAGAATAGTTTTATTCATAGCGTATTTGTAAAATTATATGAATGAGCAAGAGCAACTAATGGACAATTTACTGAATGTAGATCTTGAAATCATTGATGTTGTAAGGGAACTTAGTCAAGGAAATTGGGATTCTGATTCATTAAAAGATCAAGTTGGAGATTTACTTAAAATCCGTGATGAAATGGTACAAAAGCTAATGTCTACACAAGGCGATGACCATCAATGTGATTGCGGGCATGACCACACCCATGAATAATTAATTTTCATCAAAAAAATTCTCTGGAAACGTTTTCTTAATTTTTGATAATTTCAAGTGGTAGTTTTGAATTTTTAGTTCTATTTCATCCCTTTCCTTTTCTTGTGCATTTTCTTTTCTTTTCTCCAATGTTTTGATTTGGTTTGATAATGTTTTGTACATGATGGCGTACTCTGGAAATTTTTTAGGCAGTTCTCCCATTAGCTAGATTAAACATGCATCCCACTAATACTGGTTATGAAAATTTTGATGTTTTCATCATTCTTGATAATATTTGGCTTTGGTGCAAGCATTGACAATCCTGAATCTTTGTCTCCCTCATTCTCTATGACTGTCAGTGTTGTTGATATGCAATCTTGATTTTATTCCAAAATGCTTCATAATTCGGCAAACTCATCATCTATCAGTTATAGCTTAGTTTGTTGGTTAATCATCAGCAATCTTTCTTGTAATTTCCATGGTATATTATTATCCCATCTAAAAAATCAGAACCTTTTTGATGTGATTCAATGAGTTAATCATATGGTTAATTTTGAAAAAATCTACCAAAGAGTAGCGTCCAAAGTAATTCAAAGATGCCATGGTGCAATCAAAATTACAAAACATGGAAAAATCATCGAAGTTTATGATACCAAGCGTCATATCTGGAGTCATGGTTTAGCAGGTCTTATAATTAAAGAAGAATGCAGAAATGCAAATCTCAAGGAATGGGAATTTGCAAATGTTCGAAATTATGTCATTCAAGAATTACTTGGAAAATCAAAAAACTAGTATCCTACTTTTCTAATCAGATGAGGCTCTTTTAGCATAATTATGTCATCTTTAGTTGATGATAATTCTACTTTTTTTAGATTGTGATTTGTAATTACAATTAATGCCTCGCATCTAGAACATAAAATAGTCTTTCCGTTTGATCTTTCCTCTCTAACCACGTCCTTTTCCAATCTGTCTTCTTTTTGGCAGGTTGGACAAAGTCTTGGTTCTTTTAGTATGGTGATTATCTCTTTGATGAAAATAGTTTTTCCCATATTGTATTGCTGATAAATGACCACTAAAGAGTTTGTATTGTTAATTGGCATCAGCAATTCCATTTTGAATGTCAAACCGCTTTAATCATTCAAAATTAGAACGAATGGTATTCAGTATATTCCCAATCTAACCAATTAACAAAGTTGTACAGTTTTTACTGAAAATATATTTTTGTAATTTTTAAAGACATTTTTCTAAAATATCATTTACTGCTTTTGAATAACTGCATGCTGTGGCGTCATCTTTGATCTTCTTTGCTTGAATTATTCTGATTTTTTTGTCTAGGTGATCTTGTACCATTATTGTTCTACTTTTTGGCAATGCATTTTTTGTAAATTGTACTATTTGAGGCACTCCTAAGTTATTTCATGTGCTAGCAACTTTGGATACGGGGTTGTGAAAATTTTTTATGCCTAGTTAGAATTTACAATATTTCATTACTTTTATTCAAAAAAATCACACTAAATGTTAAATAGTTATTTGTCTTATACTAGTTGATGTCGTTAGTTGTAAAACCTGGCGATTAGACTGCGCTGCCCCGCAGAACGAAAAAAGGCAATCAGACGTTTAGACGTTTGACCACGAGAGGGAATCTCTCAGTGTTCTGCAGTTAGGGGTTTGCGCCTTCAATTTTTCTTTGATATTAATTTCATGATTTTCATTTCAGAAATTACAGTATGGAATTTTTGTAATTCTAAAATAAAACATCTTAACTTTGAATGATGAAAAAGACTAGGTTACTATCTCGTCTAGCCTGCCTTCTTCTTGAGCTCGTTTTATCTCCATTGCAATTCTTCTGCCGACTCCAAATGTTGTGCCATATTGATATTTTGTATAAGGACTTGTTGTTGCAACTATTGGATTTCCTGGCACTCTTAAGGATACATCGTATACAACTAATTCTAAATCTTTTGTAATTACACTTTGAAGTGAAAATGGCCCAATAATCCCTGGTGCGTATTCTCTTTTTACAGCTGCCACAAATTTGTCTCCCATCTTTATGACTTTTTCAAGTAGAGATTCTCTGATGCTTGCTGGTGTGTGACCAACTTCAATATTTTGTAAATCTACATCAATGTCCATTTGTTGTTTTGCAGGTAGTGCATTATAATCATGAATGTTCGTCTGTAATCTTCGTTCAATTCCGATAAAATCAACTTGATCTGAAATTGGAGTATGAAAGAAATTGAAATTCATGTATGTTCCAATTGCTAATTCTTCTATACTTGATTTCTCAAGATCTTTTCTTGAGATAACTCCCTGTTTAATTTTTGCTTCTGATTTTTCTACAAAATCTTTGTATGATGAAACTGTAAAGAATGCTCTTTCTAGAGGTCTATTTTTTTCTTGAACTTTGACTATGCATGGTTTGTTAATTTTTTTTGGATCTTTGAATAATTTAGGATATTTTATTCTGGCTTTTTCTAATAGGTAGTACTGTCCCTTCTTTGCAGTTCTTTCTTCTGCTTGGAATAATTTTCTATTTCCAAAAATAGGCACTTTGAATGAATTTTCAATTGTTTTGTAACCTAGGTAAACAGTAAGTGATCTATGTGGGACAATGATTGTGTTTGAATCCCGTAACATTTTCTGATTTTTGGCCGAAGCCATATCCTTGAATTTATCTAAAATAATTATCTCATCTGCAATCCTGCCAAATCTCTGATATGGTCCCTCTCTACCTTTCTGGCAGAAAACTTTCGTTTGAAAATCTTCATCTTTTGCACCATCCATTATCTCCAATGCCGAATGGCTTCCTAGAACTCCTATTTTGACATCTGAGTAGTCATTAACTATTTTCTTAATCTCAGAACTTTTAATCACATTATGCCTAGTTAGGAGGAGGTAATATAGCTAATTTCCAAGATCGGACAAAATCACAAGATTTTTCCCAAACTGGTGTCTCATTTTAAATGTGTTATATCATTTTGAACTCCAAATGGCGGGAGTTATTCTATTTACTGCAATGGCCATAGGTGGAATTTCATTATGGCTTAAACGACGAAGTAATAAGGACTTACAAGAATTAACAGACTCTGATACTCCTCAAAATATCTAGTGCCATGCATTCATGCATATCTAATACATAAAATACTGTGCTTTAGAAGATACTTTATTGAAATTAGTTATTGGGATTACTGGCAGTACTGGTGTTATCTATGGAATAAGAATGCTTGAAACCCTCAAGAAATTAAATATTGAAACACACTTGATAATGTCTAAGTGGGCTGAAAAATGCATCTCAATGGAGACTGATCATTCTATTGATTATGTACAATCACTTGCATCTAATATTTCTGATGAAAAAAATATGGCATCTAGTGTTTCTAGTGGAACCCATAAGATTGATGGCATGATTGTGGCCCCTTGCAGTATGAAGACTTTGGCTGCAATTGCAAATGGATATGATGACACGTTAATTGCAAGAGCTGCTGGTGTCACAATAAAGGAATCAAGAAAATTAATTTTAATGGTAAGGGAGACTCCTTTGTCTGCAATACATTTAGAAAATATGTTAAAACTTTCCAGATTGGGAATTGTAATTTTACCTCCTGTAACTGAATTTTACACAAAACCCAAATCAATTGATGACATTGTAAATCATGGGGTTGGAAAATGTCTAGACCAATTTGACATAGAGCACAATTTATACCCTCGATGGGGTACATTTTGAATTACCGTTGCCCAAATTTTCTTTACAAAGAATCGTTGATGCAAAAAGAGAAACTGTTTTTGAAACTTTTTCCAATTTTGAGAATTATTCAAAATTATTTCCACAACACTTTCCATCAATTCGTGTTCGCTCAGTTCGTAATAATGTCTCAGTAGTAGAAGAATATCTGAATCTTGGTGATAAGGAATTCCTAATCATGGCAAAACATGTATCTGATGC
This genomic window from Nitrosopumilus ureiphilus contains:
- a CDS encoding formate--phosphoribosylaminoimidazolecarboxamide ligase family protein, producing the protein MIKSSEIKKIVNDYSDVKIGVLGSHSALEIMDGAKDEDFQTKVFCQKGREGPYQRFGRIADEIIILDKFKDMASAKNQKMLRDSNTIIVPHRSLTVYLGYKTIENSFKVPIFGNRKLFQAEERTAKKGQYYLLEKARIKYPKLFKDPKKINKPCIVKVQEKNRPLERAFFTVSSYKDFVEKSEAKIKQGVISRKDLEKSSIEELAIGTYMNFNFFHTPISDQVDFIGIERRLQTNIHDYNALPAKQQMDIDVDLQNIEVGHTPASIRESLLEKVIKMGDKFVAAVKREYAPGIIGPFSLQSVITKDLELVVYDVSLRVPGNPIVATTSPYTKYQYGTTFGVGRRIAMEIKRAQEEGRLDEIVT
- a CDS encoding universal stress protein translates to MDLNRILVPLDGSKKSFEALDRAITLAGFTHGQITCIHVIPHVIEGGPRTKAFDKQLVEDAKILLRKAEKRAGNKNVKFITKILRGSPSYVTLHTAKAGKFDHIVMSTTGSGSASKDMIGSVSNHVLQKSKIPVYLIK
- a CDS encoding UbiX family flavin prenyltransferase, which translates into the protein MKLVIGITGSTGVIYGIRMLETLKKLNIETHLIMSKWAEKCISMETDHSIDYVQSLASNISDEKNMASSVSSGTHKIDGMIVAPCSMKTLAAIANGYDDTLIARAAGVTIKESRKLILMVRETPLSAIHLENMLKLSRLGIVILPPVTEFYTKPKSIDDIVNHGVGKCLDQFDIEHNLYPRWGTF
- a CDS encoding potassium transporter TrkG; translated protein: MSTNPERAVSYVLSKSVTKYMDQDVLILSMNTQTREAARMLRHYETDDIIVTDENNLPVGIVTDEDILKKVSDVTVYAEATRLKDIMTTPLITINEKSTLQDALHKMRDNGIRKLPVLSKKNMVIGMIFQTAIANVIRDATATPPRLLSPPVKAILGNLGFVLQFAGVLLLVPAILATVLEDTVIATGIYLTTVLLLVTGFFLNSYGEKSSLNLQQASILVFASLFLLTLFGTVPYLYVLPSHETSIEAFSNAFFSSAAGFTTGGISLFQEPENLSQSFTFFRSYTQLVGGMSFIYLVITAFYPESKLQSMRGFISGRTLHMKELFLTITVIFSIYIVIVATLLYVFGEGDIIDNFSLAMSTLATGGFLPTSTILDGLLWQEHLILMGGMILGALPFTFHYAFVRKKFLSPKLGKEVLTYFAILGSATILFISISGLDPLQSAFYSVSASTTAGLQQESLAGLNGGAHTILIILMFIGGCGFSTAGGLKIFRLLHLRHIRSLLNKVKRAELTTETKKEIISTLIILALFPIISAITGIHLAESEQVSYQDAFFEAAGVITTGGLSAGVIDLDTDPATKIVLGFLMIFGRLEIIAIIYIFVPKLS
- a CDS encoding bifunctional nuclease family protein — translated: MEIDQAQEPDYESVKIDYVGFVDPYAVEGMVVLKADSGKEFHMRAFSGEVARHISSFSDTDGESAPSIYKMIEEICEENELVLVKVKIYESGEVLRANLYFTGKKDLVLRNYRASDAMALGAFYNIPILVRKNLLKESMEA